In the genome of Saccharomonospora viridis DSM 43017, one region contains:
- a CDS encoding carboxyl transferase domain-containing protein, giving the protein MFRRVAIVNRGEAAMRLVHAVKEHNAEGGSRLETVAFYTDADREATFVREADHAYCLGPASTRPYLNLGILEQALRETEADAAWVGWGFVAEDPAFAELCDRLGVTFIGPSAEAMRKLGDKIGAKLLAEEVGVPVAPWSRGPVEDLDAARAAAERIGYPLMLKATAGGGGRGIRVVSSEAELVDAYERTRSEAERAFGSGVVFLERLVTGARHVEVQVIADGQGTAWALGVRDCSVQRRNQKVIEESASPLLTPEQTEELKASAERLALAVGYRGAATVEFLYQPAEKLFAFLEVNTRLQVEHPITEATTGMDLVKAQLHVAAGGTLDGQRPREIGHAVEARLNAEDPDRDFAPAPGRISLLNFPSGPGIRVDTGVSEGDTIPADFDSMIAKIIAYGRDRDEALARLRRAVADTDVLIEGGSTNKSFLLDLLDAPEVIDGSADTGWIDRMRAQGRLQATRHSGVALAVAAIDAYTEAEQAEQQHLLSTARGGRPQVRHTGSRAVELKLRGTSYRITVARTAPQRFRVEIEDGPTAHTVDVEIERHGTATGQLLVHGRRYRFVTGTHGPVHVVEIDGTVHRISRDEGGIVRSPAPALVVAAPVDVGSEVEAGAPVLVLESMKMETVLRAPFRAVLRERPVSVGSQVEAGAPLLRLEPLDTDEVDADAGGQREDLGIPPRVEAVDAEQRAERARAELRSRLLGYDLDLDDEARALDDYLAARAELVEAGRRPVKAEGELLRVFADLSELSRNKPVDGEGSASTRLHSPHEYFHTYLQSLDVDRAGLSEVFQQRLTRALAHYGVTDLEQGPELTEAVFRLFCVHQRAGGDIGVVTALLRQWLAEPAPEQSVRETIGHVLEHVVVATQVRFPVVADLARSVVFRWFAQPMLRRRRAELYANVRRHLRYLDAHPDAADRSERIAEMVSCSEPLVRVLGQRIHRQGADLGPLLEVILRRYYRDRSLANVQVRRVADFSCVTADYELDSERVRVVSTAADPQRVVDALHAVSEAADDATDTGLVVDLYLSWSDEFADDDTAAAKLLATLTEVSLPDSVRRVTTTVAGRSGSVMHHHYTFRASASGLVEDRLIRGLHPLVAQRLQLRRFSEFDLTRLPSADEEVYLMRCVAPDNPSDERFVALAQVRDLTPLRDSQGRLVALPAVEGTLAACLDAIRAQQVRRPVKKRLDTNRVVIYVWPPIELTTEELRAVANRVVPTTTGAGVEEVEFLGRRRDPETGATRDVAVLITHNPGSGVSVRMTTPSTEVIRPLDAYGQKVLRARRRNTVYPYELVELVAGKNGTFVEYDLDDEGELVPVDRPKGGNTAGIVVGVVTTPTKLYPEGVTRVVLLGDPTKSLGALAEPECARVIAALDLAERMRVPVEWFALSAGARIAMDSGTENMDWVAAALKRIVHFTQDGGEINVVVAGINVGAQPYWNAEATMLMHTKGILVMTPDSAMVLTGKQSLDFSGGVSAEDNFGIGGYDRVMGPNGQAQYWAPNLAGACDVLLSHYEHTYVVPGERGPRRAETTDPRDRDVRDYPHNVVDSEFTTVGEIFSAEKNPDRKKPFDIRTVMRAVADADHPVLERWAGMADAETAVVQDARLGGWPVCLVGIESRSVPRRGFPPTDGPDTYTAGTLFPRSSKKVARAINAASGNRPLVVLANLSGFDGSPESMRKLQLEYGAEIGRAIVNFEGPIVFCVISRYHGGAFVVFSKALNPNMTVLAVEGSFASVLGGAPAAAVVFSGEVDARTAADERVRKLEERLTRADDEERAELATRLAEVKASVRAEKLGEVAAEFDNVHSIQRAVEVGSVDAVIPPESLRPELIAAVERGLRR; this is encoded by the coding sequence CGCCGCCCGCGCCGCCGCCGAGCGGATCGGTTATCCGCTCATGCTCAAGGCCACCGCGGGCGGTGGTGGCCGGGGGATCCGGGTGGTGTCGTCCGAAGCCGAGCTCGTCGACGCTTACGAGCGCACCCGGTCGGAGGCCGAGCGTGCCTTCGGCAGCGGCGTCGTGTTCCTGGAACGTCTCGTCACCGGTGCCCGACACGTCGAGGTGCAGGTCATCGCCGACGGCCAGGGCACCGCGTGGGCCCTGGGCGTGCGTGACTGCTCGGTGCAGCGACGCAATCAGAAGGTCATCGAGGAGTCGGCGTCGCCGCTGTTGACGCCCGAACAAACCGAGGAACTCAAGGCGTCGGCCGAACGCCTGGCGCTCGCAGTGGGGTACCGGGGCGCGGCCACCGTGGAGTTCCTCTACCAACCTGCGGAGAAGCTGTTCGCCTTCCTCGAGGTCAACACCCGGCTGCAGGTGGAACACCCGATCACCGAGGCCACCACCGGTATGGACCTGGTGAAGGCGCAGCTGCACGTGGCCGCGGGGGGCACACTCGACGGTCAGCGGCCACGGGAGATCGGGCATGCGGTGGAGGCGAGGCTCAACGCGGAGGACCCCGATCGCGATTTCGCTCCCGCGCCGGGGCGGATCAGCCTGTTGAACTTCCCTTCCGGACCCGGTATCCGTGTCGACACCGGAGTCAGCGAGGGCGACACGATCCCGGCCGACTTCGACTCCATGATCGCGAAGATCATCGCCTACGGTCGGGACCGGGACGAGGCCCTGGCCCGGTTGCGCCGCGCGGTGGCGGACACGGACGTGCTCATCGAAGGCGGGTCGACGAACAAGAGCTTCCTGCTCGATCTGCTCGATGCGCCTGAGGTGATCGACGGCAGCGCCGACACCGGGTGGATCGACAGGATGCGGGCACAAGGACGGTTGCAGGCCACCCGCCACTCGGGCGTGGCGTTGGCCGTGGCCGCGATCGACGCCTACACGGAGGCCGAACAGGCCGAGCAGCAACACCTGTTGTCCACCGCGCGTGGCGGACGGCCGCAGGTGCGACACACCGGCAGCCGTGCCGTGGAGCTGAAACTGCGGGGCACGAGCTACCGGATCACCGTGGCTCGCACCGCGCCGCAGCGGTTCAGGGTCGAAATCGAGGACGGGCCGACGGCGCACACGGTCGACGTCGAGATCGAACGGCACGGCACCGCCACGGGGCAGCTGCTGGTCCACGGACGTCGATACCGGTTCGTCACGGGAACCCACGGACCCGTTCACGTGGTCGAGATCGACGGCACGGTCCACCGCATCAGTCGCGACGAGGGCGGCATCGTCCGTTCGCCCGCTCCCGCCTTGGTGGTGGCGGCTCCCGTGGACGTCGGCTCCGAGGTCGAGGCGGGTGCTCCCGTGCTCGTGCTGGAGAGCATGAAGATGGAGACGGTGCTACGGGCGCCCTTCCGGGCCGTGCTGCGGGAACGTCCCGTGTCGGTCGGCAGCCAGGTGGAGGCCGGAGCGCCGCTGTTGCGACTGGAACCACTGGATACCGACGAGGTCGACGCGGACGCTGGTGGTCAGCGGGAGGATCTCGGGATCCCACCCCGGGTCGAGGCGGTCGACGCCGAACAGCGGGCGGAACGGGCGCGTGCCGAGCTGCGCAGCCGTCTGTTGGGGTACGACCTCGACCTCGACGACGAGGCCCGGGCGCTGGACGACTACCTCGCCGCGCGTGCCGAACTCGTCGAGGCGGGCCGCAGGCCGGTGAAGGCCGAAGGGGAGCTGCTGCGGGTGTTCGCCGACCTGTCGGAGCTCAGTCGCAACAAACCCGTGGACGGCGAGGGCTCGGCCAGCACCAGGCTGCACAGTCCCCACGAGTACTTCCACACGTATCTGCAGAGCCTGGATGTGGACAGGGCCGGGTTGTCGGAGGTGTTCCAGCAGCGACTGACCCGGGCGCTCGCGCACTACGGTGTGACCGACCTGGAACAGGGGCCCGAGCTCACCGAGGCGGTGTTCCGTCTGTTCTGCGTCCACCAGCGTGCGGGTGGCGACATCGGTGTGGTGACCGCTCTGCTGCGGCAGTGGCTCGCCGAACCCGCGCCCGAACAGTCGGTGCGGGAGACGATCGGCCACGTGCTGGAGCACGTGGTCGTGGCCACCCAGGTGCGGTTCCCCGTGGTGGCCGATCTCGCCCGCAGCGTGGTGTTCCGATGGTTCGCGCAGCCGATGCTGCGTCGGAGGCGTGCCGAGCTCTACGCGAACGTGCGGCGCCACCTCCGTTACCTCGACGCCCACCCGGACGCGGCCGACCGCTCCGAGCGGATCGCCGAGATGGTCTCGTGCTCCGAACCTCTGGTACGGGTGCTCGGCCAGCGGATCCACCGACAGGGCGCCGATCTCGGCCCGCTGTTGGAGGTCATACTCCGGCGTTACTACCGGGACCGGTCGTTGGCGAACGTTCAGGTCCGTCGAGTGGCGGACTTCTCGTGCGTGACAGCGGATTACGAGCTCGACTCCGAACGCGTGCGGGTGGTGTCCACAGCGGCCGATCCCCAGCGGGTGGTCGACGCTTTGCACGCGGTCTCCGAGGCCGCGGACGACGCGACGGACACCGGGCTCGTCGTGGACCTGTATCTGTCCTGGTCGGACGAATTCGCCGACGACGACACCGCCGCCGCGAAGCTGCTCGCCACGCTCACCGAGGTGTCGTTGCCGGACTCGGTGCGCCGTGTCACCACGACCGTGGCGGGACGCAGCGGGTCGGTGATGCACCACCACTACACGTTCCGGGCGTCGGCCTCGGGTTTGGTCGAGGACCGGTTGATCCGAGGTCTGCACCCGCTGGTCGCGCAGCGACTGCAACTGCGCCGCTTCAGCGAGTTCGACCTCACCCGGCTGCCCTCGGCCGACGAGGAGGTCTACCTGATGCGGTGCGTCGCGCCGGACAATCCGTCCGACGAACGGTTCGTGGCACTGGCACAGGTGCGGGACCTCACGCCGCTGCGGGATTCCCAGGGCCGCCTGGTCGCGTTGCCCGCCGTGGAGGGGACGCTGGCCGCCTGCCTCGACGCCATCCGTGCGCAGCAGGTGCGGCGGCCCGTGAAGAAGCGCCTCGACACCAACCGTGTCGTGATCTACGTGTGGCCTCCGATCGAGCTGACCACCGAGGAGTTGCGTGCGGTGGCGAACCGGGTGGTGCCCACCACGACCGGCGCGGGGGTCGAGGAGGTCGAGTTCCTCGGCCGGCGGCGTGACCCTGAGACCGGTGCCACGCGGGACGTCGCGGTGCTCATCACCCACAACCCCGGTTCCGGGGTGAGCGTGCGCATGACCACGCCGTCCACCGAGGTGATCCGGCCGCTCGACGCCTATGGGCAGAAGGTCCTGCGTGCGCGGCGGCGCAACACCGTGTACCCGTACGAACTGGTCGAGCTGGTCGCGGGCAAGAACGGCACGTTCGTGGAGTACGACCTCGACGACGAGGGCGAGCTCGTGCCTGTCGACAGGCCGAAGGGCGGCAACACGGCCGGGATCGTCGTCGGTGTGGTCACCACGCCGACGAAGCTCTACCCGGAGGGAGTGACCCGTGTGGTGTTGCTGGGCGATCCCACCAAGTCGTTGGGTGCCCTCGCGGAGCCGGAGTGCGCCCGGGTGATCGCGGCCCTCGACCTGGCCGAGCGCATGCGTGTTCCGGTGGAGTGGTTCGCCCTGTCGGCCGGTGCGCGTATCGCCATGGACTCCGGTACGGAGAACATGGACTGGGTGGCGGCCGCGCTGAAGCGCATCGTGCACTTCACCCAGGACGGTGGGGAGATCAACGTCGTGGTGGCCGGTATCAACGTCGGTGCGCAGCCGTACTGGAATGCCGAGGCCACCATGCTCATGCACACCAAGGGCATCCTCGTGATGACGCCGGACTCGGCGATGGTGCTCACCGGTAAACAGTCGCTGGACTTCTCGGGTGGGGTGTCCGCCGAGGACAACTTCGGGATCGGCGGCTACGACCGGGTGATGGGGCCGAACGGTCAGGCCCAGTACTGGGCTCCGAACCTCGCGGGGGCCTGTGACGTGCTCCTGTCGCACTACGAGCACACCTATGTGGTCCCGGGTGAGCGCGGACCGCGGCGGGCCGAGACCACCGACCCCCGCGACCGTGACGTCCGCGACTACCCCCACAACGTGGTGGACAGCGAGTTCACCACGGTCGGGGAGATCTTCTCCGCCGAGAAGAACCCGGACCGGAAGAAGCCGTTCGACATCCGCACGGTGATGCGGGCGGTCGCCGACGCCGACCACCCCGTGTTGGAGCGCTGGGCGGGGATGGCCGACGCCGAAACCGCCGTGGTGCAGGACGCGCGCCTCGGTGGTTGGCCGGTGTGTCTGGTGGGTATCGAGTCGCGGTCGGTACCGCGTCGCGGTTTCCCGCCGACGGACGGTCCCGACACCTACACGGCGGGCACGTTGTTCCCGCGCTCGTCGAAGAAGGTGGCACGGGCCATCAACGCGGCCAGCGGAAACCGGCCGCTCGTGGTGTTGGCGAACCTGTCCGGCTTCGACGGTTCTCCCGAGTCGATGCGCAAGCTCCAGTTGGAGTACGGAGCCGAGATCGGCCGCGCCATCGTGAACTTCGAGGGACCGATCGTGTTCTGCGTGATCTCGCGCTATCACGGTGGTGCGTTCGTGGTGTTCTCGAAGGCACTGAACCCGAACATGACGGTGCTGGCGGTGGAGGGTTCGTTCGCCTCGGTGCTCGGGGGTGCCCCGGCAGCGGCCGTGGTGTTCTCCGGCGAGGTCGACGCCCGCACGGCCGCCGACGAGCGGGTCCGGAAGCTCGAGGAGCGGCTCACCCGGGCCGACGACGAGGAGCGCGCCGAGTTGGCGACGCGACTGGCCGAGGTCAAGGCATCGGTGCGGGCGGAGAAGCTCGGCGAGGTCGCGGCCGAGTTCGACAACGTGCACTCCATCCAGCGGGCCGTCGAGGTGGGTTCGGTGGATGCGGTGATCCCGCCCGAGTCGTTGCGGCCGGAGCTCATCGCCGCGGTGGAGCGCGGACTGCGCCGCTGA